ACGGAGTCGGCGTAGTCACGCAGACGCGAGGCGAGTTCGACTTCGGTCGCACCGCCGCCCGCGAGGACGCGGCCGTCGGAGACGGTCTGTGCGACGACGTCGAGTGCGTCGTTGACGCCGCGCTCGAGTTCGTCGACGACGTGGTCGGTCGAGCCGCGAAGCAAGAGCGTGACGCCGTGTGCGTCGTCGCCTTCGACGTAGAACAGTTCGTCATCGTCGTCGCGGGTGACGTCACCGAAGCCGAGGTCGTCCTCGGTGACGCTCTCGAGGTCGGAGACGACGTTCGCGTTGACGACTTCCGAGAGGAACTCGAGGTCGGACTTCTTGGCGCGTCGGACGGCCAGAATGTCCTCCTTTGCGAGGTAGTGCTGGGCGAGGTCGTCGATGCCCTTCTGGCAGAAGACGACGTCGGCACCGGTGTCGACGATGCGCTGGACCTTGTCCTTGAGCTGTTTCTCCTCACGGTCGAGGAACTTCTGGAGCTGGTCGGGGTCGGTGACGGAGACTTCGGTGTCGACGTCGGTCTCCTCGACCTCGATCGGCTCGTTCAGCAGCAGGATGTCGGAGTCCGTCGCCTCGGTGGGCATGTTGTCGTGGACGGGGTCCTTGTCGATGATGCCACCGACGAGGAGGTCGGATTCGCCGACTGCGCGGCCGGTCTGGGTCTCGATGTTGAGGAACTCGAGGTCGACGACGTTGTCGCCCTCTTCCGTTTCGACGGTGACCTGACGGACGGCGTCGACGATCAGCTGGGCGAGGTGCTCCTTGTTGACCTCGGTGCCCTTGCCGGTCATCGAGGTTTCGGCGGTCTTCCGGAGGAGTTCCTCGTCGGTCGTGTCGATCTCGGTCGCGATGTCGTCGATCTCGTCACGAGCCTGCTCTGCGGCCATGTGGAAGCCCTTGATGATCGCCGTTGGGTGAATGTCCTGCTCGAGGAGGTCCTCGGCGTTCTTGAGGAGTTCGCCGGCGATCGCGACGGCCGTCGTGGTACCGTCGCCAGCCTCGTCTTCCTGTGTCTCGGCGACCTCGATGATCATCTCGGCCGTCGGGTTGTCGATGTCCATCTCCTGGAGGATGGTCACGCCGTCGTTGGTGATCGTTACCGATCCCATCGAGTCGACGAGCATCTTGTCCATCCCTTTCGGACCGAGCGTCGAGCGGACGGCCTCGGCGACTGCACGGGCCGCGCTGATGTTGTAGTCCTGCGCGTCCTTGTCCTTGACGCGCTGGGAATCCTCGCTCATCACGATCATCGGCTGCCCTTGCTGCATTCGCTGGCTCATAGTCAGCTGATTCATTGTTTGCCCTTCTATATAAAGATGGTGTTTTTCGCCATTCGTGATGGTCAGCGACTGCCGAACGTGAGGCGGAGAAACCACCGGATGGCGACGGGTCGTGTGCCCGTATTTGACATGCGTTACCAATCAGCTCGTCGCTCGAGACGACGACTGTATCCGCCACATTTATACAGTGTTGAGCATCGATCGCGAATCGAAGGGGCTCGCCTTCGCTCGAGAGCGTCGATACCTATAGTAGCCACTGACAGTCAGTGCACACCTGATCGCACGACGGCTGTGCGATCAGTGTGTAACTCGTTTCAGTTGTTACTATAGGACTCAACCGGTTCGACCAGCGACGCCTCGTCGATCGACGGATCGTTAACCGCACGCGAGACTGGGTACGCGCGGAGTTCCTCGGCCGGATAGGGCTCGAGAAGCGATTTCGGATCGTCGACAGTCAGCCACTCGCGTTCGCGATCGGGCTCGAGGATGACCGCCATTCGGTGGTGAAGCTCCGAGACGAGGTCGTTCGGCTCCGTTGTGACGATGGTAAACGTTTCGAGCGGTCCGTCTTCGCTATCGTCGTCCGCGACGCCGCCACCGAAGGCGTCGAGACCAGCCTGGGTTGTCTCGTCGTCGGGCTCCCAGCGTTCCCAGAGCCCGGCCATCGCGAAGACGCGATCGTCCTCGAAGGCGACTCTGTAGGGCTGTTTTCCGTTCTCGGTCTCGACCCACTCGTAGAAGCCGTCCGCGGGAACGATACATCTCCGTCGTTCGTACGCCGCCCGAAAGCTCGGCTTCTCGTCTACCGTCTCCGCACGCGCGTTGATGAGACCGTTTTTGTCGTCGTCGGCCCACGATGGCACCAGTCCCCACTCGAGGCGCTGGATCGTCTCGGGCGCGTCGTTCGTGATCACCGGGAGCCGCTGGCCCGGCGTCATGTTGTACCGCGGCGTGAACTCCTCGCTCGAGTCCGCGAATCGGGCGTCGAATCGCTCCTCGAGTGCCGCCTGCTCGACCATCAGTGTGTAGCGACCGCACATACTAGCGTCGTCGGCCGCCGCGGATATATGGTTGTCCGGTAGTCGCTCGCTCGGTATTCGGCGGCTACTCGGGCAGTATCGAGGGCGTACCCGTGGCCGGTAAGGCAGTAGGTGGCGTGTTACCATACACGGTTCCGTCGGAGCTCTCCACGAGAGTACAATGACGGATCGATACGAGATGCTGCTCTGCAAAGACGGCCTGCTAGAGATTCGGAACCCGGAGAACGAGGACCGGTGGATCACAACCGACTCGCCGGCGGAGCTTAGGCGGTAGTCGGTTCGGCTCCGTGACAGCAGGTGCTGTTCTGCCACTGTGGTGTGGAAACAAATCGCCGCAGCTTCCCACTGCTCATGACGCGTGTAGATCATCGTTCGGAAAACGCCAAGACTGGGATATCAACTGCCCCGCACAGGACACGGGGCTTGTCAGTGAACTCGGCCGTTATCCCGATAGCGGGGTCGGTACGAAACCTTGGTTCGGCCTCACCGTTCCTGACTTCAGGGCGAGTTGACCGTCGCCCGTCCGCCGAGACGACTGTAGGCCTCGACGGACGAACCGTAATCCGACGTTCTTTGCACCGACGTAATCAGCGTTGGCAGTAGTTCCACACTCGCGACACTCGAACGCTGCCTGTCGAATGCGGTTCTTTTCGCTCGTATATCCACATTCCGGACACTGTCGGCTCGTATTCTCTGGTGAAACGAACTCGATACGAATTCCCGCAGCCGTAGCTTTGTATTCGACCAGATCGACGAGTTGGCGGTGTGCCCACTGGTGAAATTCTTTGACAGGGGGTGCACGCTCCCGAATATGTTTGAGATTTTCGAATGCGATATAATCGCAGTCGTGGGTTACTGCTTCCTCGAGAATATCGTTGGCGACGTGATGCAACATCTCGCGCACATAGCGTGACTCTCGTCCGCTCATCCGCTGAATGGTGCGATGTGCTGACTGCGTTCCGGCTTCTTGAAGGCTGGAGCGTATTCGTTCGAATTGGCGGTGTCTGTGGCGTAGTTCTCCCCCCGAAGCGAAGTAGGCCGTACTGGTAGTGGCAATGTTGACGATGCCGAGATCGACACCGAGAACTGTCCTGTCCCCAGTGTCGTCCTGCCTCTCGGTCGTCGGTTCGGGCTTTGGCTTACGGAAACCCAGATGCAAATACCAGTCACCGTCCCGCTTCGATATCGTCGATTCGGTCAGTTCCCACTCGTCGTCCTCGAGATACTGTCGCTGGTAACCCGTTTCGTCGTCGGGAAGTGCGAGATTACAGCGAATCCGATCGGTGAGCGTTGCTAGCGAGACGGAACCGTCGGAAAACAGCGTCATCGATCGCGCGTCGTAAACGAGCGTATCGCTCGTGAAGGTCGGCCGAGACGTCTTGTAATTCTCGTCCAAGTCGTCGATCTCCTCGATACCAGAGAGTGCGGCTGCAGCTTTGTGCGTAGCGAGAATCGCGTGTTGGCTTCCGAGACGCGTTTGCTCACGTATCTCGTCGTACGCGAGTTGTTGCAGTTGCGTTTTCCGTGTCTCCCCAACTGTCCAGCCGATACGAGTACTGATGTTACAGGCGTATTGCCATTCGTCAAGTGTCTCATCGAGCGCTCGCCGTTGCTCGGGAGTAAGGATAGGGCGGGTGATCGCAGTCCGTCTCAGGTAGTCACCTGCCACGGAAAGAAGTTGATAGTAGACATACATTAGTTAATCGGTTTTAATTGACAGTTCCCTAGGGTCGACGCGCTTCGGTAGAGAATCGAGATATAACGAAGACGAAATCAGGCAGTGTTCTCGTCACGGACGGGGATCGAGCGTTTTCGATCAGGCTCGAGGGTTCTGACAGGGTATCTGCTCGGATTTCACTATCTGAATGTTAATACCCCTAATAGAACACATTTGTGCTCTTTTCTTTCAAAAAAGCGCCAGGACAGGGATTTGAACCCTGAATCCCAAAGGGAACACGCTTTCCAGGCGTGCGCCTTACCGTTCGGCCATCCTGGCTCGAGTCAACCTAACGGGGTCCGTCGTTTAACTCTTACTTTTACCGTCGCCGCCGTGTGACTCGGTTTCACCCGTCACGCGACGGGCCGACCACGCGGCGACCCGGTGCTCGAGCAGGTACGCACCGGTCATCGCCCCGGTCCCAACGATCACGGCCACGAACGCAGCCTGCGTGATTGGGAGTAGCGACTCGACGAACAGCGCGTAGCCCTGCACGAGCACCAGGAAGGCCATGAAACCGACGGCACCCCAGAGCAGGGCGGAGACGACGCGGCGATCGAGTCCGAACACGCCTCGAGTCACCTCACTCGAGGCTCGCTACGGCTTCGATTTCGACGCCGACGCCCTTGGGGAGGGCGGCGACTTCGACGGCGCTGCGGGCCGGCGGCTCGTCGTCGAAGTAGTCGGCGTAGGTCTCGTTCATCGCCTCGAAGTCGTCGATGTCGTCGAGGAAGACGGTGACTTTGAGGACGTCCGCCGACGTCGCACCGGCCTCGTCGAGGACGCCGTCGAGGTTGTAGAGGGCCTGTTCGGTCTGGGATTCGATGGATTCGTCCGCGAGCAGTTCCCCTTCGGTCGTCAGCGGGATCTGGCCGGCGGTGAACAGCAGCGAGCCGTTGCTGGTCGCCTGACTGTACGCGCCGACCGCAGCGGGTGCGTCGTCGGTTTCGATGATCCGTTTCATACGGTAGCACTCTATGCGGGTGGACTTAAAAGAAGGCGAAATCGGTTCCAGGCAGACTCGAGGGCGCGCGACGGACTGGCTCGCCCCAGTTTCGATTTCGATAACGATGGTAACAATCGAGTTGAATGACGCGACGATCACACGGCAGTCGTGCGAACAGGTGTGCGGTTATCTTCAGTGGCTACTACAATCGGCGGCGGGCTTATGCGACTCGATGGCTTTTTCGCCGTATGAGCGAGCGAGTAGGGGAAACCAACTGGACGTTCTGGGAGGGGGACGATACCGAAACCCACCGGCGGTGTCGGGCACTGATAACCGCGGTTGGCGACGGGATTGCGGTCGTAAACGCCGAGGGCGAACTGACGTTTGCAAACGAGCGCGCCGCGGAACTTCTCGGACGGCCGCTCGATGACCTCGCTGGACGCTCTGCCGACGGCGCTTACTGGGACTACGTCGACGACGCCGGAGACCCGCTTGAGACGGGTAAAACTCCGTTCGATCGCGTTATCGGTCGTGGCAGGTCGATCGCCGATCAGGTTGTCGGGCTTCGCCGTCCCTCCGGCGAGCGCGTGTGGCTGTCGGTCGACGGCGCGCCACAGCGGGACGAAACCGGCGATATCGACGGTGGCGTCTTCGTGTTCGAAGACGTGACCGAGCGACAGCAGGCCGAACGCGAACTCGAGGAGATCCTCGGTCGGGTGAGCGACGCCTTCTACGCGCTCGACGAGGAGTTTCGCTTCACGCACGTCAACGAGCGCGCCGAAGAGCTCCTCCAACGCTCCGAGCCGGAACTGCTCGGCAACTGTCTCTGGGACGTGTTTCCGTCCGCTGCGGAGATCGACGAGGTCTGGGACGCGTTCCAGACGGCGATGGACGAACAGGAGGCGACCAGCTACGAACTTTACTACGACACGCTCGAGTTCTGGGTCGAGGCGAATATCTACCCCTCCGAAACCGGCGTGTCGGTCTACTTTCGGGATGTCACCGAGCGCAAGGAGCGCGAGTCCGACCGCACCGAATTACTGCAGGACTTACGCGAGAGCGAGGAGCGACTCCGACTCGCACTCGAGGCCGGCGGCATGGGCACGTGGGAACTCGATCTACAGTCCGAGGAATCGCCGGTCAGGTCGCCACAGCACGACCGAATCTTCGGGTACGAGTCCCCGGTCGAAGACTGGGGGTTGGAACGCTTTCTCGATCACGTCCACCCGGACGACGGAGAGGAGGTGAAACGGCGGTTCGAAGCCGCAACGGAGACCGGAACGTGGGAGTTCGAGTGTCGAATCGTTCGAGCCGACGGCGAGAAACGGTGGATCGCAGCCCAGGGAGAGTTCCACTTCGACGACGGGGGAACACCGGTTCGGGCAGTGGGGGTCGTTCGGGACATCACCGAGCGCAAGGAGCGCGAACAGGCGCTCGAGGAGTCCGAGCGACGGTACCGGACGCTCGCGGAGTACTTCCCGAACGGTCTCGTCACGTTGTTCGATCACGATCTCGAGTACACGCTGGCGGCCGGGAAGGGGTTCGACCGGATCCCCGTTGATCCCCAGGATCTCGATGGGAAACCGTTTCACGAGGTCTGGCCCGACGACGCCGTTGCCGATCTCGAGCCGGTGTTTCAGTCGGCACTCGAGGGCGAGGAAGCCTCGGTGGAACTCGAGTATGCCGGCCGAGAGTGGGTTATCCACGCGGTGCCGATCACCGACGAACAGGGTGATATCTTCGCCGGAATGACGATGGCCCAGGACATCACCGAGCAAAAAGCGCACGAGCAGTACCTGGAGGAGGCAAAAGCGCAGCTCGAGGCGGCGACTGAGGCCGGTGCGATCGGGACCTGGGAGTGGCACATCCCCGACGATCAGTTCGTGACCGGCGAATCGTTCGCCGACACGTTCGATGTCGAGCCCGACGCCGCTCGGGAGGGTGTCCCGCTCGATCGGTTCCTATCGTCGATCCACGAGGACGACCGCGACCGGGTCGCCAGAGAGATCGAAGAGACGGTCGAACGCTGCGACGAGTGCGAACTCGAGTACCGCGTCTGGAACGCCGACGGCGAACTCCGGTGGGTCGTCGCCCGGGGCCACGTCGAGTGTGACGAGGATGGAAACGCCGTCAGATTCCCGGGCGCACTCACCGATATCACCGAACGCAAACGAGCGGAACTCGAACTCGAGAAACAATCGCGGCAACTCGAGACGCTGTTTCAGGTCTTACCCGTCGGTGCCGTGGTTGCGAACGCGGACGGTTCACTGCGCAGGGCGAACGAGACGGCGAAGAATATCTGGGGCGGTGACGTCTTCGATTCGGACTCCGTCGAGGAGTACGACAAGTTCTCGGCGACGTGGGCGGACTCCGGTGAGCCCGTCGGCCCCGAAGACTGGACGATGTCGCAGGTGCTTCAGGGCGAAGAGGTCAGGGAACCAAACATCTACGAGATCGAGGCCTTCGACGGTGAACACCGCATCATCATGGAGCACGGCAAACCGGTCCGAGACGAGCGCGGGAACGTGAGTCGTGCGGTAGTGACGCTGACCGACATCACCGACCGCCGGGCATATCAGCGACAGCTCGAGGAGTCGAACGACCGACTCGAGCAGTTCGCGTACGCCGCCTCCCACGATTTGCAGGAGCCGCTTCGGATGGTCACGAGCTATCTCCAGTTGCTCGAGCAGCGATACGGCGACGCCTTCGACGACGACGGCGAGGAGTTCCTCGCGTTCGCGATCGACGGGGCCGAGCGGATGCGCGAGATGATCGACGCGCTCCTCGAGTACTCGCGAGTCGACACGCAGGGTGATCCGTTCGAGCCGGTCGAGTTGGACGCCGTTCTCGAAGACGTCCGCGAGGACCTACAGATGCGGATCGAGGAAACCGACGCTGACATCACGACCGACGAACTCCCGCGTATCGATGGCGACGCGAGCCAGTTGCGTCAACTCTTCCAGAACCTCCTGCAAAACGCCATCGAGTACAGCGGCGACGAGCCACCGCGAATCGAGATCTCCGCCGAGCGAGACGGCAGAGACTGGATCCTCTCCGTTCGTGACGAGGGCGTCGGGATTGATCCGGACGATACCGAGCGGATTTTCGAGGTGTTCCAGCGGTTGCACAGCTACGAGGAGCACAACGGAACCGGCATCGGTCTCGCGCTCTGTCGACGCATCGTCGAACGCCACGGCGGGGAAATCTGGGTGGAGTCGACGCCCGAGGACGGAACGACGTTTTCGTTTACGCTACCGACCGCGTGATAGTGGAGACTTCGCTGGCTCCCTGTCGAGTGACGCAACCGCTCGAGTTAGGCCAAAATGTCGACCTCGTACCCCGCGTCTCGCAGCGCGGCGAGGAAGGCGTCGACGTGGTCGGGACCGCGCATCTCGAGTTCGATCTCGACTTCCGTATCGCTCATCTCGACGTCCCGGGAGGTGCGGTCGTGGTGGATGGCGTAAATGTTCGCGCGGTGAGCGGTGAAGATGTCGAGCAGGTCCTCGAGCGCGCCGGGACGATCCTTCAATACGGTTCGAATCTTCAGATACCGGCCGGTCTCGACGAGCCCGCGGACGACGACGTTGGTCAGCGTGTTGAGGTCGATGTTCCCGCCACAAAGCGTGGGGACGATGACCTCGTCCTCGTCGTAGTCGAACGCCTCGAAGAGCACCGCGGCCAGCGGCACCGCACCCGCGCCCTCGACGAGGGTCTTCGAGCGCTCGAGCAGGTAAACCAGCGCGACCGCGATCTCGGGGTCCGAGACGGTGACGACCTCGTCGACGTACTTCTGGATGTGCGGAAAGGTCCGCTCGCCGACGCTTCGGGTCGCGATCCCGTCCGCGATGGTGTCGACGCCGTCGAGGGCGATCCGCTCGCCTTTCTCGAGCGAGGCGGCGGCGCTCGAGGCCCCGTCGGCCTGCACCCCGATCACGCGCGTGTCGGGTTTCTGTTCTTTGATCGCGGTCGCGATACCGCTGATGAGGCCGCCGCCCCCGATCGGAACGACGACGGTCTCGACATCGGGGCAGTCCTCCAGAATTTCGAGCCCGATGGTGCCCTGGCCGGCCATGATGTCCTCGTCGTCGAAGGCGTGGACGTAGGTTCGATCCTCCTCGCGTTCGATCTCGTGGGCACGCTCGGCGGCTTCGTTGTAGTCTCGACCGGAGAGGACGATCTCCGCGCCGTAGTTTTTCGTCGCCTTGACCTTCGAAATGGGCGCGTGCTCGGGCATCACGATCTTCGAGTCGACGCCGGACCGCGTCGCCGCGAGCGCGACACCCTGGGCGTGGTTGCCCGCGCTCGCGGTGACGACGCCGGCGTCTTTCTGTGCCTCCGAGAGCGTCGCGATTCGGTTCGTCGCCCCGCGGATCTTGAACGCACCCGTTCGCTGGAAGTTCTCCAGTTTCAGCCGAATATCGGCTCCGGTCATCGACGAATAGGTGTGTGAGTGCTCGAGCGGAGTGTGTCTGGACGTTTCGCGGACGCGCTCGTGTGCCTCGAGAATATCTGAAAGTTCGAGCATACGCTCGACTACTCGGCGTGTGTTGTAAGACTGTCGGGGTCGGTCGGCCGGTCGAACCAGCCTCGCATCGATCCCGACACGAATGTGCTGCCGTACTGGCAACACGACAGGGAATACAGGGAATGCACGGCGTGTGACGTGCGAGTAAAGAAGAGAACGCAGTGCATATAAAGCTCATGGCTCCGCAGTGAAAGTAAAATCGCAAGAGGGAGCGGCGGAAACGGCAGTGTCAGACGTTCGTCTGCCGACCGTCATTCGTGATTTTGTACCACGGTATCTTCTCGCACAATATGGCGTCGAACGGCATCACCGAACGGGCGTTCGTCAGTCCACACGGCGTCGGCTGCGACGCCGAGTTTGTCCGGGTCGCCGACGTAGAGCTGGGTTGACCCGCTGTCCGCTCTCGGTACCGTAACCCGAACGTACAGCCCCCGATCGACGCCCTCGTACCGATCGAGTCGCTCGAGCGCGAGGTTGTCGACCGCGAGCAACTCACCGTCGGCGGTGCCACCCGGAAGCAAGGTCGGGTACGCGCCGTCGACGCGGTGGAACCCCTCGAGCGTCGCCGGGCCGAGGCTCTCGTACGTTCCGGGGCTGTCGCCGAGAAGTGACTCGACCTGCTCCGAATCGGTCAGCGTTCCGTAGACGAAAACCTGCACGACCGGACGTACGGGCTCTTCGCCCTTGTTCGTGGCGCTCGACACCGTACTCGGAAGCCGTTCGTCGGCCCGGAACTGTCGTCCGAACGGGCGGAGCCTTACGTTCAGCAAACTCGATATTGTTCGATCACTGACCACACAAAGCACTTATATGACTGCTCAAAAGCCGCTGCCATGAACCGCGAGTACGTGTTGGCTATCGCCGCGCTCGTGGTCGTAGTTGGAGCCCTCTCGACGCTCGCCCTCACCGGTGCAGTGTCCGATCCCGACGACTCCGAGACGGCCACAGACGTGGAAACCGATGGTGACGTATCGTTGGCAGAGATCACGATTAGTTCCGAGGACGTGACCGGCGGAACCGCCACGATCGCCGTCGACAGTCACCTCGAGCACCGGGGTGATCCGGTCGACAACGTCACCGTGGTCCATCGCGTGACCGACACGAACAGCGGACTCGTCGAGAACACGACCGAACGCGAGGTCGACGTGCTGGGCGAGGGCTCGAGTGACAGATCGGAAACCGTCGTCACGGATTCGGTCGCCGTCCCGCGAGAGAGTAGCTACGAGATCGAGACGTTCGTCTACCGGGACGGCGCGCGACTCGAGTCAGCCAGCCACTCGATCGAGGGCGTCGACGCGTTGACGCCCGCATACGCCGATACCGACGTCGAGTTCCACCGCTTTGGTGGCGGGAGCTTCGCGGACGTGCCCGCGATCGAGTACGCCATCGAGTCGACGACCGACGATCGGGCGACGCTCGAGGTCGCAAGCTACCTCACGAACACCGGTGACGACGCCGAGGACGACCTCGAACTCGAGGTGAAAGCCCGCCAGTCCGGCTCCGAGGTCGTCGCCGACTCCGCGACCGTCGATCTGTCGACGGTCGACCCCGGCGAGACCGCGTCGCCGACGGTCGATCTCGAGGTCCCAACGGAGTACGACTACTACCTCGACGCGGTGCTCTGGCGGGACGGCACCATTGTCGAAACCGACCGCGCCGTCGCCAACCTCGGCGAGGGATCGCTATCGGTCGACGAGACGGACGGCGAGGGCGGGCTCGAGGTAAGCGACTTCACCGGCGGCTCCGGCGTCGGAACGGACGACGCCGACGCCGCCGACGACGATCACGACGACGATCGCGACGGCGACGGAACGCCCGGCTTCGGCGCGGCGATCGCCGTTGCCGCACTGCTCGCGACGATCGCACTCGCACGGAGGTTCCAATGACTGATACACCAACGAAACCCGAAACGCAGCTCGAGACCGAGACCGAACAGGTGACCGACCAGCCTGACCAGTGGACGGATGCACGCACGCCGAGCCCCGACTCAGCAGCCGGGACCGACGCGGTGCTCGAATCGGATTCGGACCGAATTAAACGCTACCTCGCCTGGGGTGCACTCGGCGTCTGTTCGCTGCTCGCCGTCTTCGCGCTGATCCAGTTCTACGGCAGTGCCACCGATGCGATCGAACTCTGGGTCGATCCGAACTACCAGCCGCTGATGCACGCCGCGTTCAACCTCATCGTCCTGCTCGCTTCATTGATCGGCGTCTCGCTGCTGGTCACGGAGCTATCAGAGGGCTAATCATTCAGTGCGAAATCGGGCCGATTGCGGCGACAGTAGCTCTTATCCTACACGAACGCCGTGACAGTCTACGTTCCGTCGACGGTTGACAATCGACGGTTGACAATCGACGGTACGACCGGTGGCTGGGACGTCGAGTGCTAAAAACGAACCGAACGGCGACGCGTCGTTATCGGTCCTCGAGCGGGACGAACTCCTGATCCTCCGGCCCGGTGTACCGCGAGAGCGGGCGGATGAGTCGGTTATCCTCCTGGTACTCGAGGACGTGACCGACCCAGCCGCCGGCGCGGCTCATGGCGAAGATGGGCGTGTACATGTCGATCGGGATACCGAGCTGGTAGTAGACGGAGCCGGAGTAGAAGTCGACGTTCGGGGCGATCCCCTTCTCGGCGAGTCCCTGCTCCTCGGAAAGGTACTGCTCGATGGTCGTGGTGTAGTTGTACCACTTGTCGTCGCCTTCCTCGGCGAGTTCCTCGCTGCGCTCTTGCAGAATCTTGGCGCGTGGGTCCTTGACGTTGTAGACGCGGTGTCCGAAGCCGGGGATCCGCCGGCCTTCCTCGTTCGCTTGCTCGACCCACTCGCGGTGGTCGAGGTCGCTCTCGTCGATCTCGAAGAGGACTTCCATGACGTCCTGATTCGCACCACCGTGGAGTGGGCCAGAGAGGGCGCTCACGCCGCCGGTCACGGCGCTGTAGATGTCGGCCATCGTCGAGCCGATCACCATCGACGTGAACGTGGAGGCGTTCAGGCCGTGGTCCGCGTGCAAGATCAGCGCCTGATCGAAGGTTTCGGCGTGGGTGTCGCTCGGCTCCTCGCCGGTCAGCATGTAGAGGAAGTTCGCGGCGAGCCCCAGGTCAGGGTGGGGGTCGAGCGGCTCCTCGTCCAGCCGGTAGCGCTCGAACGCCGCGAGCGCGGTCGGGATCTTGGCCGTGATGCGACGACCCTTTCGGAGCGTGGCCTCGAGATCCTCGGGCTCGGCGTTGCCTTCGGGTTCGGAGGCCGAAAACATCGAAACCGCAGTCCGGAGTGCGGCCATCGGCTGCTCGTCGGCTGCCGCGAGGCGTTCCATGGTCTCGAGTACATCCTCGGAGACGTCGCGCTCCTCGTTGAGCGCCACGGTGA
Above is a window of Natronorubrum tibetense GA33 DNA encoding:
- a CDS encoding gamma-glutamylcyclotransferase family protein — its product is MLNVRLRPFGRQFRADERLPSTVSSATNKGEEPVRPVVQVFVYGTLTDSEQVESLLGDSPGTYESLGPATLEGFHRVDGAYPTLLPGGTADGELLAVDNLALERLDRYEGVDRGLYVRVTVPRADSGSTQLYVGDPDKLGVAADAVWTDERPFGDAVRRHIVREDTVVQNHE
- a CDS encoding DUF7490 domain-containing protein, which translates into the protein MNREYVLAIAALVVVVGALSTLALTGAVSDPDDSETATDVETDGDVSLAEITISSEDVTGGTATIAVDSHLEHRGDPVDNVTVVHRVTDTNSGLVENTTEREVDVLGEGSSDRSETVVTDSVAVPRESSYEIETFVYRDGARLESASHSIEGVDALTPAYADTDVEFHRFGGGSFADVPAIEYAIESTTDDRATLEVASYLTNTGDDAEDDLELEVKARQSGSEVVADSATVDLSTVDPGETASPTVDLEVPTEYDYYLDAVLWRDGTIVETDRAVANLGEGSLSVDETDGEGGLEVSDFTGGSGVGTDDADAADDDHDDDRDGDGTPGFGAAIAVAALLATIALARRFQ
- the citZ gene encoding citrate synthase; the encoded protein is MADDLKKGLEGVLVAESGLSSIDGDEGRLIYRGYPIEDLARGASYEEVVYLLWHGHLPNADELEEFTVALNEERDVSEDVLETMERLAAADEQPMAALRTAVSMFSASEPEGNAEPEDLEATLRKGRRITAKIPTALAAFERYRLDEEPLDPHPDLGLAANFLYMLTGEEPSDTHAETFDQALILHADHGLNASTFTSMVIGSTMADIYSAVTGGVSALSGPLHGGANQDVMEVLFEIDESDLDHREWVEQANEEGRRIPGFGHRVYNVKDPRAKILQERSEELAEEGDDKWYNYTTTIEQYLSEEQGLAEKGIAPNVDFYSGSVYYQLGIPIDMYTPIFAMSRAGGWVGHVLEYQEDNRLIRPLSRYTGPEDQEFVPLEDR